AACTAGAGACGCAAAGGTTAGAATATCACATGCTATATCTTTGGAAGATTTTAAGGGAGATCTCGATTTTTTAACAAATAAAGGACTAGCTGATAGATTAAAGGAAAATATGAATATAGCTCAATCAGAAATGCATAGATCGTATTACAGATATACGATAAATATAGATTTGGATGAAATAGGTATTGATAAAAATGAAGATATTGAAATACTTAATGAAGAAAAATCTAGAAGAGTTCAAAAATTATTAGACACTATAGCCTTTTTATACAGGGATATTAAAGGAAGAAGAGAAGACCTAAAACCATTATTTGCAATTGGAGGAGTATATAGCATTAAAAATCCATTCTTTCACAATTTGGTTGAAGTAGAAAATAATAAAATTAATATTGAACCATTGTTATCAATGTTAGAATATAATGAGGTAAAAGAAAACACTATATGCGGAATTGTTGATGGAAAATTTGATAATGAGAATGAGATTAAAGAAAAACTTAAAGCTGTTTCAATCCCAAAATTATTTGAAAATTTAAAAGAAAAGGTAAGGAAGTATTATGAAGGCAATTAAGATAAAGATAGAACAAGAAACTGCCAATTACAGGATTCCTACAAGTTTTGGATTGAGGGAGACATATCCTCTGCCACCTTATTCTACAGTGATAGGTATGATTCATAAACTATGTGATTTTAAAGAATATAAAGAAATGCAAGTAAGCGTTGCAGGTAACTATTATTCAAAAGTTAATGATTTATATACTAGATACGAATTTAAACCTGAAATGAAATTTGAAAAAGGAAGACATCAATTGATGGTAAAAGGATATGGAATAACCCAAGGAATAGGTACAACAGAAATGCTTGTGGACGTTAAATTAATGATACATATAGTTCCAAAAGATAAGTCTCT
The Marinitoga sp. 38H-ov DNA segment above includes these coding regions:
- the cas7i gene encoding type I-B CRISPR-associated protein Cas7/Cst2/DevR translates to MDKKGLTLTIIFEAESANFGEGLGNVTTLKKLSRDGKQQTYISRQAIRYNIVNQLGYELSPLKDEGSGDKKVIQFDPEAKIDKYPEIDFFGYMKTKKGEGSLTRDAKVRISHAISLEDFKGDLDFLTNKGLADRLKENMNIAQSEMHRSYYRYTINIDLDEIGIDKNEDIEILNEEKSRRVQKLLDTIAFLYRDIKGRREDLKPLFAIGGVYSIKNPFFHNLVEVENNKINIEPLLSMLEYNEVKENTICGIVDGKFDNENEIKEKLKAVSIPKLFENLKEKVRKYYEGN